The proteins below are encoded in one region of Fimbriimonadaceae bacterium:
- a CDS encoding exo-alpha-sialidase, which produces MRISSTLRLGALSGLALVSVLSHAQKYSPAELREMELEREDMPYMPMPFKVTTPPRIVSAGGFTSIQVNVDNNGMNIVNDAANEPSMAINPLNPSQITVGWRQFDNIQSNFRQGGYGWSSDGGATWRSSKIEPGIFRSDPVLDDTPSGDFQYNSLLTTFFTDQFGSTNGGATWTKLGPATGGDKNWMIVDSVPGSPGNGFAYQIWSTAGNNYGGRQFSRSTNGGSVWNNPINLPNQPVWGTLDVASNGDLYICGCDFGSTFYFLKSTNAKNSAVTPTFTSTTVNMGGSIQYGIPINPDGLGGQVWIAVDRSGGPTNGYIYMLASVRRNTSNPLDVMFTRSTNGGTTWSAPVKVNDDAANGGKYHWFGTLAVAPNGRIDIIWYDTRNSPNNTQSEVRYTSSTDGGLTFAPSTVVSPMFTQGLGYPQQNKLGDYIAMVSDNTGASIAYAATFNGEQDVYYLRVPTAVPTEVLPRSFSLFRGALVSGTLPDLFQADSNYVVVRPGIVVNPAERPVQVVIEGASPSNTPSALQFKLVAKTTTSSVRQDIELFNFQTNAYEMLDQRQSTTSDQTVTVTAAGNLGRFVAGDGTLRAKVGYVANAPTPALWQASLNQTVWTVTP; this is translated from the coding sequence ATGAGAATTTCCTCGACATTACGCCTTGGAGCCCTCTCTGGCCTCGCGCTGGTCTCGGTTCTCTCCCACGCCCAAAAGTACTCACCGGCCGAGCTTCGCGAGATGGAGCTCGAGCGTGAGGATATGCCCTACATGCCGATGCCCTTCAAGGTCACGACTCCGCCCAGGATCGTGTCGGCCGGCGGCTTCACCAGCATCCAGGTCAACGTCGACAACAACGGCATGAACATCGTCAACGACGCGGCCAACGAGCCCTCGATGGCGATCAATCCGCTGAACCCGAGCCAGATCACGGTCGGCTGGCGCCAGTTCGACAACATCCAATCGAACTTCCGCCAAGGCGGCTACGGTTGGAGCAGCGACGGGGGCGCGACTTGGCGCTCGAGCAAGATCGAACCAGGGATCTTCCGTAGCGACCCCGTCCTGGACGACACTCCGAGCGGAGACTTCCAGTACAACAGCCTTCTCACCACGTTCTTCACGGACCAGTTCGGCTCCACCAACGGGGGCGCCACGTGGACCAAGCTTGGCCCCGCCACCGGCGGCGACAAGAACTGGATGATCGTCGACAGCGTCCCGGGGAGCCCCGGCAACGGGTTTGCCTACCAGATCTGGTCCACGGCGGGCAACAACTATGGCGGCCGCCAGTTCAGCCGGTCCACCAACGGGGGCAGCGTCTGGAACAACCCGATCAACTTGCCGAACCAGCCTGTCTGGGGAACGCTCGACGTCGCCAGCAACGGCGACCTCTATATCTGCGGTTGCGACTTCGGCTCGACGTTCTACTTCTTGAAGTCCACGAACGCCAAGAACAGCGCCGTCACCCCGACCTTCACCTCGACGACCGTCAACATGGGCGGTTCGATCCAATACGGCATCCCGATCAACCCGGACGGCCTCGGCGGCCAGGTGTGGATCGCGGTCGACCGCTCCGGCGGCCCGACCAACGGCTATATCTACATGCTCGCCTCGGTCCGGCGCAACACCAGCAACCCGCTTGACGTGATGTTCACGCGGAGCACGAACGGGGGCACGACATGGTCCGCCCCGGTCAAGGTCAACGACGACGCGGCCAACGGCGGCAAGTACCACTGGTTCGGAACCCTGGCGGTCGCCCCGAACGGCCGCATCGATATCATCTGGTACGACACTCGCAACAGCCCGAACAACACCCAGAGCGAAGTCCGCTATACGTCATCGACCGACGGCGGCCTCACCTTCGCGCCGAGCACCGTGGTCAGCCCGATGTTCACCCAAGGACTCGGTTATCCGCAGCAGAACAAGCTTGGCGACTACATCGCCATGGTCAGCGACAACACGGGTGCGAGCATCGCTTACGCCGCCACCTTCAACGGGGAGCAGGACGTTTACTACCTTCGCGTCCCGACGGCGGTGCCGACCGAGGTCTTGCCGCGGTCGTTCAGCCTCTTCCGCGGCGCGCTCGTCAGCGGCACGCTGCCTGACCTTTTCCAGGCCGACTCGAACTATGTGGTCGTGAGGCCGGGCATCGTGGTCAATCCGGCCGAGCGCCCCGTCCAGGTCGTCATCGAAGGCGCCTCGCCCTCGAACACCCCGTCCGCGCTCCAGTTCAAGTTGGTGGCGAAGACGACCACCTCGAGCGTCCGGCAAGACATCGAGCTCTTCAACTTCCAGACCAACGCCTACGAGATGCTCGACCAGCGACAGAGCACCACGAGCGACCAGACGGTGACCGTGACGGCCGCAGGCAACCTGGGTCGGTTCGTCGCCGGCGACGGCACGCTCCGGGCCAAGGTTGGCTATGTGGCCAACGCTCCGACCCCGGCGCTTTGGCAAGCCTCGCTGAACCAGACGGTCTGGACCGTCACCCCGTAA
- a CDS encoding PH domain-containing protein, with amino-acid sequence MLGETEGWKPLDPRVKQLWIVQSMISAVILPLVAFVLDTFLRKEVEGYRVPFGVLPLAVLLVSVPLGIWLVSAGYNNWRYVLRDHDLVVAHGIFWKTRRYISRPRIQHLDVTAGPIARGLGIEHVNVYVGGHTGPVASIPGLGPREVEELRRTLVRVETPPPPVVGDRL; translated from the coding sequence GTGCTTGGTGAGACTGAAGGTTGGAAGCCCCTCGACCCGCGGGTGAAACAGCTTTGGATCGTCCAGTCCATGATCTCGGCCGTTATCCTGCCCCTCGTCGCGTTCGTCTTGGACACGTTCCTGCGCAAGGAGGTCGAGGGCTATCGGGTGCCGTTCGGGGTCTTGCCCTTGGCCGTGCTGCTGGTCTCCGTTCCGCTGGGCATCTGGCTCGTCTCCGCGGGCTACAACAATTGGCGCTACGTTCTCCGTGACCACGACCTCGTGGTCGCCCACGGCATTTTCTGGAAGACCAGGCGCTACATTTCCCGGCCCCGGATCCAACACCTCGACGTGACGGCGGGGCCGATCGCCCGGGGGCTTGGCATTGAGCACGTGAACGTCTATGTCGGGGGGCACACGGGTCCGGTGGCCAGTATCCCCGGACTCGGCCCCCGCGAGGTCGAAGAGCTTCGGAGGACGCTGGTGAGGGTGGAGACCCCGCCGCCCCCTGTCGTGGGCGACCGTCTATGA